From the genome of Latilactobacillus curvatus JCM 1096 = DSM 20019:
ACAGTGGGACCAATCGGCGGAATTGATAAGAAGGTACTGATTGCGAGTCAAGAAGGCGCCAAAGTCTTTTTTGCACCTGATGATCCCGTGACAAAAGCCATACTAAAGGTAGAACCCCATTATCAAAATAATTATGCGATTGCCAAAGCAGCCGCTAAAAAAATTGGTACTAAGATGAAAATCGTTCCTGTCAAAAACTTGGACGACGCATTGGATTATTTAGCCAAACATTAAAAAATTTGTCGGTTCGAAAGAATCGGCAAATTTTTTTTGCGTTTTGGGGTAATTAGGAATAAGGAGGTGGCGAAAAATGTGGCGCGACTATTGGCAACGGTATCGTCGATTCTGGTGGGTACCTTGTTTGGTGATAATTTTACTTGGTGGTGGTGTGTTTTGGCAGCATAGTCGGCAACAACGTTTTCTATCAACCAATCAACAATTGATGGCGCAATCAACTAAGCGAAAAGTGAAGGCAAAACCCGTCAAACAGAAGAAAAGCGTCTCAAAAGGTGGGTTTGTCGATATCAAAGGCGCTGTGGCACATCCAGGGATTTATCCGATTTGTGTTGCAAAGACGCGTTTATTTGAGGTGCTGAAACAAGCGGGGGATGTGACCGAAGCAGCGGATACGAGTCAGTTGAACTTAGCGCAAACATTGAGTGACCAACTTATTATCTATGTGCCAACTAAGGGAGAAGCGGTGCAAGCCGAAGAATTAGTGAAAGCGGCAGACGAGCCACAGGCTGCGACTGACAATCAAGCGGGAGCCGGTCCGATATCAACTGATGCTAAAATCAACCTAAACCAAGCGGATGCGACACAATTGCAAACGCTAAATGGCATCGGTCCTAAAAAAGCTGAACAAATAATTGCATATCGGGATGAGCAAGGGCAGTTTAAACAAATCGAAGATCTTCAAAAAGTTGGGGGAATTGGGCCGAAAACGTTTGAACAATTACGGCCACAAATTTGTGTTAATTAGTTTGTGAATGGTATTTTTTTGCTATACTAAAACTATTAACTTTAAAGGGGGAATTCGTGTGTCAGAAAAGAGAATGCCGTGGAATCAATATTTTATGCTTCAATCGGTCTTGTTGTCGATGCGTAGCACCTGTCCAAGATTGTTTGTGGGTGCGTTGGTGGTTCGTAATCGGCGAATTATTGCGGGAGGCTACAACGGTTCGGTGGCACATGAAAGTCACTGTATCGATGTT
Proteins encoded in this window:
- a CDS encoding helix-hairpin-helix domain-containing protein; amino-acid sequence: MWRDYWQRYRRFWWVPCLVIILLGGGVFWQHSRQQRFLSTNQQLMAQSTKRKVKAKPVKQKKSVSKGGFVDIKGAVAHPGIYPICVAKTRLFEVLKQAGDVTEAADTSQLNLAQTLSDQLIIYVPTKGEAVQAEELVKAADEPQAATDNQAGAGPISTDAKINLNQADATQLQTLNGIGPKKAEQIIAYRDEQGQFKQIEDLQKVGGIGPKTFEQLRPQICVN